AGACTTGTTCTTTTCAAAGTAAATAATGCCCAAACCTTTGAGTGCAAAGAGTTGTTCATAACTGATTTGGTCATTTGCCGTATGCTCCAATATCCAATTAAAGAAAAATTGTGCTTCGTCAAAATCCTTTTTCCAATTTAGTGCAAGATTGCCTTTGAGATAATACAATACATTGAGCAGGCCCTTGTCCCGAGCTTGATTTTCTTTAATCGAGTCCAGCAATTTGGCAGCTTTCTCAAAATGGTAGCTCGAAGTTAGCTGAAAAACCTGATCTATTTTATTTTGCAGTGCTTCTTTAACTTCGTCGTTAAAATCTGAAAATACATCATTTAAAGTCAAGTTCAAGCGCTTGCAGATTCTTACAAGAATATCTGGCGATGGTGCCAAACCTTGGCTCTCTAATTTGCTAATGGTGGCCTGTGTGCAAATGCCTGCAGCCAGCTTTATCTGAGATATTTTCATTTCTTTTCTACGCGCGACTATGATTTTATTTAAAAACATCATGTTCTCCTAGAAACGTTTATTCGTTTATTGTGAAAATTGACTTAACAATAATCCCTATTCTTAAATCATATCATTATTCATGAAATAAAAAAAGATAGATAGGCAATCAAACAATGTGATTAATAAAAAATCAAGGACCGGTTATAAAAAACAGTCATTTTATTAAATGCCGTTTGATCAGAATCCAGTCATTTTGAATTGTCAATCCTTTGGCAATAATCGCGATATCACGCTGATTTGAGGTTTTTTCACACAGAAAAATCTGCTTGTTAAATGGATTTTGTATGGAATTTCATGATTCGAAAATTTCAGAATTGTTAACATTCCGATTTTAGTTAATAATATTTATAAAATAATTATTATAGTCTGGCTCCGGTATAGCAGACACTATAGCGATTAACTCCGCAATCTAATCAAATCACAGAGAAAAATAGTTCCAGTTTAATTGACATAACTTCATTTCGAAAATGTTTTTAATATTTTTCCAGAACCTGTGTCGATTTTCTCCAAAGTGACGAATCTATCATTGCTGCTTAAAGTAAGAAGATAGACTTCTGGCATGTTCATAGATTGCCAATCTTTAAAAGAAAACTGCCCAGCGGTTAAATGGTTGAGCAACACGCTGAGAGCCGTGCCATGACTGCAGATGATCATATTATTGTCAGCTGAGCGAATCGCTTCTGCAAAAAAAGCGACCATTCTTTTTTGGACTTGGGCCATACTCTCTTCATTAGGAAATTGACATTGAAAGTCTGCCCATAAAGATTGCAAATGTTGCTGCCAGTTCGTTTGCCAACTGCTTTGGCGTTCCCTGAGCATCTCGGACTGTGTAATCGGCAGCTGCAAGCTTTTTGCCGTGGGTTGGATCGTCTCCAAGGCACGAAGATATGGCGATGAATAGATAGACTGGATCTGCTTGTCTTGAAAATAACTGCTTAAGGCATCTGCTAATTTTTTGCCTTGCTGAGTGAGTGGCGCTTTCCGGTCATTTTTAATTCGGTTATCTCGAATACTGTGGCGAACAAAATAAATTCTTTTCATAGGTCTCCTGATTTTCCTTATTTGATTAGTGTTGTTTGCCTGAGATCAAATTCATTTTTGCAAATTCATCGGAATCGTTGTTGGCGGCTACTCGTTCAATTGAGATTGCATTTATCAATGTCGAGAAGCACAAATCCTGGATTTTGATGCCAGCTATTATCTTATCTGTATTGCCCTGATTAACTTTGGCAATTGTGATATGCGGCTGAAAAGGAATATCCCTACGCAAGAAAGGTGCAAAAACCGGATCGCTATACAGTTGATCGTGTAGTTTCGTAAATGTATCCCTGCCTTGATCTGCTTCTAGCCAGATATAGCCATTATCATCGTGACCTAATCTGGTACAGGCCGCTGGAAAAGCTGAGGTTCCAGATATAATTTGCGTGACTTTCTCGATAAGTATCGTATCAGGCATTTCCGATTGGAATGGGAAAACTAATGAGATATGAGGGCGGATATGAGACACTAAGGGATCAAAATGTTCTCTGACATGTTGTATTGCAATAGCGGTGGAAATTTTAGGGAAAATCAGTATGGAACGCCATGGCATGGACATCTTCTCGATTTTTCTTCTTTTGTTATGTATGACATTGGTTAATAATCTCATAATCAGTGATTCGTTATGAAAAAAAATTGCAATTTCGTCAATCTTTCCTTTTCTAAAGCGCTATCACAAGTGTTTTTTATTATGCTTAGGTTATGAAAAACGGTACGCATATTTTAACTCTACCAAACGGCTACCATCTATGGTCTCACACGGAAAATGCCGGTCAGTCCGACAAAATGATCGCTGTTCATGGCGGCCCGGGTGACACGCACGAGTCTTTTGAAAGCTTTCCTGCGGAAATTCCTGGTGCCGAGATCACTTGTTATGATCAGCTGGGATCTTGGTATTCGGATCAACCGGATTTTTCCGATCCGAAAGTCGCTGAGAGAACTTTGAAAATTGATTATTTTGTCGATGAGTTAGAACAGGTTCGCCGACAGTTAGGCTACGAGCAATTTACACTACTGGGTTATTCTTGGGGCGGCATGATTGCTTTGGAATATGCTTTGAAGCATCCCGAACATTTGACTAAATTAATTATTGTCGGTATGGCTGACCGTGACGCAGATTTCACAGATCGCATGAAAGAAGAAGTTGACAAGGTTTTGACAAAAGATGAAGCTGAGTATGTCTTCTTGGAGGCAAAAAAAGGCGAATTTGACGATGCGCTTTTCAATCAATTTATGGGGAAATTCTACCGTGATTATTACACGCGTTTTTCTCAAAGCCAGACCAAGCACGCTGTTGACACGACTAATTATCAGTTGGCTGATTTGATGATGGGGAGAAATCCTTTCCAGACCAGTGGCGTGATGGCCGGCTGGACTGTCGAAAAACGTGTTTCTGAAATTCACACACCGACTTTAATTCTGATTGGTGATCAGGATATGATTCCGGTCAAACGCGCGCAGGCGATGGTTAAACAGCTGCCGCATGGCAAACTAGCTATTATTCCGGATGCTACCCATGTCTCAATTCGCGACAATCCAGAATTCTTTTTTGAACAGGTGAACAACTTTTTGACTGAGAGTGATACTAACATTCAGAATTGATCTGTTAAAGGTATTGGAGGACAATATGCCGACGATGAAAGATGTAGCAAAATTAGCCCAAGTCAGCTTAGGCACTGTCTCTCGTGTGATTAATCACGCGAGTGGTGTCAAAGCCGATACCGTTTTGAAGGTTCAAGAGGCTATCCAAAAACTTGATTACGTGCGTAATGATTATGCGCGTGGTTTTAAAATCAATTCTTCCAGGACGATTGCTTTGATTCTGCCGACAATCTGGCATCCCTTTTTTTCGGAATTTGCTTATTTCGTTGAACAAAAATTATACAAATTGCAGTACAAGGTGCTGCTATGCAATTCCGAAGCTGATGCTGATAAGGAATATGAGTACATTCAAATGGTCATGCAAAATAAAGTTGATGGAATTATTGGAATTACTTATAGCGCCATTGACCAATACGTGTCGTCAAAATTGCCCTTTGTCAGTATTGACCGTTATTTTACAGAAAAGGTTTCCTATGTAACTTCTGATAATGTACAGGGTGGACGGTTGGCGGCACAAGAATTATTAAACCGCGGCCTGCATCATTTGGCTTTTATTGGCAGCTATTCCGAATATAAAAACGACACGACTAAACGACACGATTCTTTTATGAACTATGCGGCTGAACAAGGCTTTCCACCGGTTGAAATTTATGTTCCTGGGCCGATCCATCATTTAGAGGATCTGGTTTACGAGCTTTTTAATCAGCATCCAGACATTGATGGTATTTTTTGTGTGAATGATACTGAGTTATTGGAAATAGTCAATATATTGAGAAAACAAGGTGTGTCGGTACCGGACGATGTTCAAATAATTGGTTATGACGGTGTTAGCGTGACAAATGAGGTATCCATGTATGTCTCGACGATTGCCCAGCCAATTCATTTGATGGCTAATACGGCGGTGGATATTTTATTACGGAAGATCAAAGATCCGGATCACGCCCAGGAAATTTCAGTATTGCCGGTTTCTTTTCGTTCGGGCTACACAACAATCAATCATTAAATTGTGTTACAAAATTAAAACGTTTCAAAAATATGTTGACAGTAAGCGCTTACAATTATACTATTTAGCTGTAATGAAACGTTACAAAAAAGCTTTAGCTTTTGAGGAGGATTGATTTTCATGAAAAAAGGGAGATTAATTGCAGTTATTGCGGCGGCATTGGTCATCGTTGTACTGCTTGTTGTGTACTTTAATAATGGGAGCGGCTCGTCAGCTAGTTCCAAGAAGCAAGTCACAATGTGGGTTCATTTTTCCAAAACGGACCCTGAAGGCAAGGCGATGCAAAAAAACATTACTGCCTTCAATAAAGATAATAAATCCGGCTATCAAGCGACAGTTCAATACATTCCACGCAGTGGCGCAGGCGGCGGATATGAAGACAAGATTAACGCCGCGCTCAATTCAAATAGTCTGCCAGATGTTTTGACGTTGGATGGACCCAACACAGCGGCGTATGCTAAGTCAAAAATTATCCAGCCGGTTGGTAAGTATATTACAAATAAAAGTGATATTTTGCCAAGTATTATTTCTCAAGGCACTTATCAGGGCAAATTATACGCAGTTGGTTATTCCGAGTCAGGTGTTGGTATTTTCTACAATAAGAAAATGTTTAAAGAAGCGGGCATTCCCGATTCCGAACCACCCACTTTGACAAAGACTTGGAATTGGGATCAGTTTACATCTATCGCAAGAAGGCTCCATGAGCACTTTAAGCAGCCAGCTATCGATATGCAGCTAGCTGACCACTCAGAGTGGGCCATTTATTCCTTCTCGCCATTCCTTTGGTCAGCGGGAGGCAACATTACTAACCCATCAGGAACAAAAGCGACCGGGATTTTCGATTCCAAAGCCAATGAATCTGCTTTCGCCTTTCTACAGAATCTAGTAAAGAATGGTTATACGACAATCAGCCCGATTAAAGCTGGTTTTCAAACTGGTAAATATCCAATGATGATGTCCGGCTCGTGGACAATTCAAGAATTAAACAGTTCCTACAAGAATATTGATTATGGTATCCTGCCATATCCAGTATCACCTAAAACAAATAAATTAGTTTCACCAACTGGTAGTTGGCAGTATGCAATGAGTGCCAGCACGAAGAAGACTGCCGCAGCTGGTGCCCTGGTCAACTTCTTGACACAAACCAATCAAATGTACCGTACCTCGATGGCCAACACTGTTTTGCCAGCACGTAAAAGTGTTTCCCGCCGGATGCTGCCTCAAGTAACGGCTCCGATGAGGTTCCTCATTCAGCAGAATCTGAAGAGTGGCCATTCCCGTCCGGTGCTGGTTAATTACCCACAAGTATCACGGACATTTGCAGACACAGTTACAAAAAGCACCTACTATCGCCAGAATCCTAATATTGCTTCACTGCTTAGAAGCGAAGCAAAAACGATTCAAAGCTATCTGAAGTAATGAATATCGTCATAGCTGCCGGCAGTTGTCGCGAGACGGCTCAGCAGCTATTTTGATTAAGGAGACAAATATATGAACAATATATTGGCAAAAAGGAATAATCAGGCTTGGTGGTATATTTTTCCGGCGCTGCTGCTGCTAGCCTTGTTTCTCTTCATCCCGGCGCTGCTTTCGATTTATTATTCGCTGACTAATTATTATATGCTAGCACCCCAGGATCGCCAATTTATTGGTCTGCTGAATTATATTAATTTGTTAAAGGATCCGGTCTTTTGGACCAGCGTGAAAAACATTGGTCAATTCGTTTTGTTCGTCATGCCGATTCAAGTCGGAACAGCATTAGGATTGGCCTTGATTGTGAACAGAAAAAGGCCTTGGAACACATTTTTCAAAGTTTCTTTTTTCGCACCAGTGGTCGTCTCGCTAGCTGTCACATCAGTTCTTTGGCTGTACATTTTAAATCCAGATCAAGGACTGCTGAACAATCTATTAGTTAAACTAGGTCTGCATGCACAACCACTGTTAACCAGCCCGAAACAAGCGATGTTTGCGATTATCGGCCTCTCTGCCTGGCAGGGAGCGGGTTATCAAATGTTGATTTTCTTAGCTGGATTGCAAAACATTCCCACAGAATTATATGAAGCTGCTCGAATTGATGGTGCCAGCAAATGGGAGCGTTTTCTGCACATTACATTACCGTTGCTGAAGCCAACCTCATTGATGATTCTGACAACAACCTTTATCGATGCTTTTAAGCTGATTATCCAGCCAATGGTTATGACCCAAGGCGGGCCGCTGAATTCGACGATTACGCCCGTTTACTATATTTATCGAACCGGATTTACAGATAGGCAATTAGGCTATGCCAGTGCTATGAGTGTCATTTATGGTTTTGCAATCATTCTTTTTACCTTGATTCAAAGGAAGATTACTGGAGCGGGAGGCGATCAGAATGCGTAATCCAAGAAAATTTGCTTACACAATTATTACGACCATTTTAATTACATTGATTGCCTTGCTGTTTTTGTTCCCGCTAGTCTGGATGATTGCCTCATCTTTGAAACCGGAAGCACAAATTTATAATAATATGGACAACATCAAGGCTTTCTTGCCATCATTTCACATTAACCAGTGGGGTACGGCCTATCAAAGCTTGTTAGCACGATTTAATATATTGGGATTTATCATTAATAGTTTGATTTATGCCTTTGGTGTCACGGCTGGATCGATTATTGTGAATTCCTTGGCTGGGTATGGCTTTTCTAAATTTACTTTTAAAGGACAAAAATTTGTTTTCGGTTTGCTAATCGCGACTTTAGTCATTCCTGGCGAAACAATCATTATTCAAAAATTTCAGATTGTGAAACTTCTGGGCATCATTAACACGCCTTGGGCAGTTATTTTTCCTTCTATTGCTGCACCCTTCTATATCTATATGTTCAAAAATTTCTTCGATGCCATTTCCAGCGATGTCATTGAATCGGCTGAGATGGAAGGTGCCGGGACATTTACAATTTATTGGAAAATCATGATGCCAATGGCTAAACCTGCTATGGCAACAGTCGGGACACTTTCATTTATCGGTAGCTGGAACGATTATATCTGGCCGCTAATGGTCTTGACCGATTCTAATAAATTTCCGCTGCAAGTTGCCATTACGAACATTAATAGTACGGCACCTGTTTACATGAACCAAGTCATGGCAATTTTAACAATTTCGACAATTCCGCTCATTATTGTTTATCTTTTCTTTCAGAGGTATTTGGTACAAGGATTGGGCGTTGCAGGAAATGGTGACAAATGACGGAAACAAAATTATTGCAGGCAAACAATTTTATTAGCAAACAGCTTTTGGATCGCGCTGACTGGCGTAAACCCCTCTACCATTTTTCAGCCCCCGTTGGCTGGATAAACGACCCTAATGGCCTCATATTTTTTCAAAACAAATGCCATTTATTTTATCAGTACAATCCTTATTCGACTCAATGGGACGACATGCACTGGGGACATGCTGTCAGCGATGATTTGCTGCATTGGGAAAATCTGCCGGTAGCTTTAGCCCCGGATCATGATTATGACAAATCCGGCGTGTTTTCGGGTTCAGCCATTGAAAAAGATGGTCGTTTATATCTGATGTATACAGGCCACGTCGTAGACCAAGGAACCGTGACCGAGACTCAAAATATTGCTTATTCTGATGATGGTATCCATTTTCAAAAATATGCGGGTAACCCTGTTATCGATGCTCGGCAACTGCCGACTGGATCGCTTACTTCTGATTTTCGTGATCCAAAATTATTTGCTTATAACGATCGCTATTATGCCGTTGTGGCTTCGGCTAAAGATGGACACGGGCAGATTTTACTTTTTCAATCCGAAGATTTACTCCAATGGCGCTTTACCAGTACTTTGTTAGATTCCCGCCCTGAGCTCGGTATCATGGCCGAATGCCCGGACTTATTTCAGACCTCGTATGGGCATTGGGGGCTCGTATTTAGTGCCATTATCGGCGATGGGCAGCCAAATGTCGTTCATCTTGCCAGCGGTGATATTAATTGGGAAACAGCCACGTTTGATCTAGCCAAGATATCCGTATTGGATCAAGGACCGGATTTCTATGCCCCTCAGTCATTTGCTTATCATGGCAAAAGGATTCTGATTCCGTGGTTGAGAAATGATCGCTTGCTGGATTTTTTGGGGAAACAAGGCCACACATGGAATGGCCAGATGGGTATCCCGCGGCAGTTATCAATCGTTAATGACGTCTTGTATCAAGAACCTTTCCTGGATCTACCAGCTTCTTATGATAATCAATCCTTTGTGATTGATACTAAAAAGCCTGTTGCCTTTGCTGGGCACATAATTATCAGCTCGAATTCTGGTTTGCTAACGGGTGATGAATTGATATTTGATAATGGCTCTGGTGATTTGATTCAGCTCAAGCGGCAATCATTAACGCGGTATGAGCTTAATCTGCATCTAGCTACCTTCACCAATCAGCAAGAGATGACAATTGCAGATCCTGTACGTATTCAAAAACTTGATATATTGATTGACAACTCGTCGTTAGAAATTTTTATTAATCAGCAAGTTGCAGCCAGTTTTGTCATTTACCCCAAAAGTGCTCTTCAGAGAATGTCTTATCAAGGCAGCAGCTGTTTTATCGGTCGGAAATTCAAACTATAATTTTTATTTTTTAATCATCTTGGCTAACACCCGATTCAAGCCATGCCTCTTTACGATAAACACGATGAAAAATAAGTCAGTCGCCGATACTGCTGATAGACGATTGAAATGATCCTATATTTGGTAATCAAAATTTAGATACAGTATACAAGCTGCATCTAAATTTTGTTTTGATATTCTGTCGCAAGAATGTCAGACATTTCTTCAGGGCTCAAGTCGCAATTGTGGTCTAGCCATTTTTTGATGATGGCCGTGATGCCTGCTCTAAAAAACTCCTTATGGTAGTCCAGGTTTCGATTATCGAATAGTCTTTGAGCGAGGTGAATATCGTAGTCGCTAATGTTCACTAAGGTATCTAATTTTAATTTAAAGTAGGTTGTGTAAAATGGCTGGTTCTGTTGGATATGGCGAAATAATTTGGTAAAGTCGTTAGAATTATGCTGGCCCTGGCTCTCTTCCTGATATAGTCCCTTAAAGTCGGCTAACATACGGCTTTGCAGCTGATCGATCAAATCGTAGATATCAAGGAAATTAGCATAAAACGTGGATCGGTTCAGATGCGCTTCCTGACAGATATCGATGATAGAAATTTGATGCAAGTCGTGTTCTTGCAGCAGAGTAACGAGCGCCTTTTCAATTTTTAAGATGGATGTCCGTCTTTTTTTATTATTCTGAACGTTGGCCATATCATGTATCCTCGGCAAACTTTATTAAACCAACAAATGTCGTGATATTGATGATTTTTTTTCATTCTAGCACACGTTACACTCAATGTATCAAAGAAGAAAAGGACACTAAAATGATGGCAAAATCAAAACTCATTCAAGCAAATCAAAAAGTTGCAAAATCCGTTGTCGAAGCTCATGAAAAAATAACGGATAAAGTCGTGGGTGCTTACACCAAGATCGAAGATAAATTTGTTGATCAGTATTTAACGCATGATGGCGAAAGCATTGCAGATGCCAAAGCAAGGTTAAAATTAGCAAACGAAGAAAGGCAGGCAAAGCTGAAAGATGAAAAAAAGTAGTTATATCACACTTCTTTTGAGTACTTTAGGCTTTCTTTTCCTAGGCTTGGGTATGTCGATGTCTTTGCTCCCTACCTGGCATTTATTTCAAACTGGTATTGTTTTGGGCATCATCGGACTGATTATTTTATTCATTACTTGGTTGGTTTATCGCAGGATGACTAATAAACCAAGACTCAATCTCAATAAACGAACCATCGGTATTAGCTGCTTGACCTTTCTCGGCGTGATGGTCTTCGGGCTTGGTATGAACTTGACAATGGTTTACCATCAAGAGATTCTTGGTATCGTTATCGGGACAATTGGTATTTTTCTGCTGCTGGCCCTGATTCCAGTGACAGTGGGACTGAAAAAATAAAGCAGGCAATGCCGCGATTTCGACTTACTGTAAAACAGGGTTACGAAAAATCCACTGTTTCATAAGGGTGGATTTAAAAAAGCAGGTTAATATTGATTAATCATTATCATGCAAATATATATCTTTTTGCTGCTGCCAGTATGCATGATCCTCTGGAGTGATTTCTCTTAAGACGTGGCATGGATTTCCGACCGCTACGACATTATCCGGCACATTTTTTGTTACCACAGAACCAGATCCAATGACGACATTGCTGCCAATGGTGACACCTGGATTGATAACTGTGTTTCCGCCAATCCAGACGCTGTTGCCTATCGTGATCGGCTTACCATATTCGAGTTCTTCGTTTCGGATTGTGGCATCAATAGGATGCCCAGCCGTATACAAACTGACTCTCGGCCCCAAAAAGACATCGTTGCCAATTGTGATAGGGGCAACGTCAATAAAAATGCAATCATAGTTGGCATAAAAATGATTGCCAATCGTTGTATAACGGCCATAATCAATTCTAAAGGGCGGCTCAATATAGCTATTGGTTCCGATGCGACCCAATAATTCCTTTAGCAGGTCGTTTTTTTGGTTCACATCTAAATCAATCATTTGATTAAAACGATGAGTCATTTTTTTGGCCCGCAT
The Oenococcus kitaharae DSM 17330 DNA segment above includes these coding regions:
- a CDS encoding helix-turn-helix domain-containing protein, with protein sequence MFLNKIIVARRKEMKISQIKLAAGICTQATISKLESQGLAPSPDILVRICKRLNLTLNDVFSDFNDEVKEALQNKIDQVFQLTSSYHFEKAAKLLDSIKENQARDKGLLNVLYYLKGNLALNWKKDFDEAQFFFNWILEHTANDQISYEQLFALKGLGIIYFEKNKSDLAAYYLDQINQVIVEDKKFPDNQISVHLLANLANFYASNKQFKKSLKASQAGLDIIKETKVFSYLEQLLYARAYALAQTEADSEQVKSLLQQAQAFARFSGNQSVIDYVDHYFQTGEFKAADRQEDAVADTESFPLPSGN
- a CDS encoding histidine phosphatase family protein; protein product: MKRIYFVRHSIRDNRIKNDRKAPLTQQGKKLADALSSYFQDKQIQSIYSSPYLRALETIQPTAKSLQLPITQSEMLRERQSSWQTNWQQHLQSLWADFQCQFPNEESMAQVQKRMVAFFAEAIRSADNNMIICSHGTALSVLLNHLTAGQFSFKDWQSMNMPEVYLLTLSSNDRFVTLEKIDTGSGKILKTFSK
- a CDS encoding 2'-5' RNA ligase family protein, with protein sequence MRLLTNVIHNKRRKIEKMSMPWRSILIFPKISTAIAIQHVREHFDPLVSHIRPHISLVFPFQSEMPDTILIEKVTQIISGTSAFPAACTRLGHDDNGYIWLEADQGRDTFTKLHDQLYSDPVFAPFLRRDIPFQPHITIAKVNQGNTDKIIAGIKIQDLCFSTLINAISIERVAANNDSDEFAKMNLISGKQH
- a CDS encoding proline iminopeptidase-family hydrolase, producing the protein MKNGTHILTLPNGYHLWSHTENAGQSDKMIAVHGGPGDTHESFESFPAEIPGAEITCYDQLGSWYSDQPDFSDPKVAERTLKIDYFVDELEQVRRQLGYEQFTLLGYSWGGMIALEYALKHPEHLTKLIIVGMADRDADFTDRMKEEVDKVLTKDEAEYVFLEAKKGEFDDALFNQFMGKFYRDYYTRFSQSQTKHAVDTTNYQLADLMMGRNPFQTSGVMAGWTVEKRVSEIHTPTLILIGDQDMIPVKRAQAMVKQLPHGKLAIIPDATHVSIRDNPEFFFEQVNNFLTESDTNIQN
- a CDS encoding LacI family DNA-binding transcriptional regulator, with protein sequence MPTMKDVAKLAQVSLGTVSRVINHASGVKADTVLKVQEAIQKLDYVRNDYARGFKINSSRTIALILPTIWHPFFSEFAYFVEQKLYKLQYKVLLCNSEADADKEYEYIQMVMQNKVDGIIGITYSAIDQYVSSKLPFVSIDRYFTEKVSYVTSDNVQGGRLAAQELLNRGLHHLAFIGSYSEYKNDTTKRHDSFMNYAAEQGFPPVEIYVPGPIHHLEDLVYELFNQHPDIDGIFCVNDTELLEIVNILRKQGVSVPDDVQIIGYDGVSVTNEVSMYVSTIAQPIHLMANTAVDILLRKIKDPDHAQEISVLPVSFRSGYTTINH
- a CDS encoding ABC transporter substrate-binding protein, whose protein sequence is MKKGRLIAVIAAALVIVVLLVVYFNNGSGSSASSKKQVTMWVHFSKTDPEGKAMQKNITAFNKDNKSGYQATVQYIPRSGAGGGYEDKINAALNSNSLPDVLTLDGPNTAAYAKSKIIQPVGKYITNKSDILPSIISQGTYQGKLYAVGYSESGVGIFYNKKMFKEAGIPDSEPPTLTKTWNWDQFTSIARRLHEHFKQPAIDMQLADHSEWAIYSFSPFLWSAGGNITNPSGTKATGIFDSKANESAFAFLQNLVKNGYTTISPIKAGFQTGKYPMMMSGSWTIQELNSSYKNIDYGILPYPVSPKTNKLVSPTGSWQYAMSASTKKTAAAGALVNFLTQTNQMYRTSMANTVLPARKSVSRRMLPQVTAPMRFLIQQNLKSGHSRPVLVNYPQVSRTFADTVTKSTYYRQNPNIASLLRSEAKTIQSYLK
- a CDS encoding carbohydrate ABC transporter permease, whose protein sequence is MNNILAKRNNQAWWYIFPALLLLALFLFIPALLSIYYSLTNYYMLAPQDRQFIGLLNYINLLKDPVFWTSVKNIGQFVLFVMPIQVGTALGLALIVNRKRPWNTFFKVSFFAPVVVSLAVTSVLWLYILNPDQGLLNNLLVKLGLHAQPLLTSPKQAMFAIIGLSAWQGAGYQMLIFLAGLQNIPTELYEAARIDGASKWERFLHITLPLLKPTSLMILTTTFIDAFKLIIQPMVMTQGGPLNSTITPVYYIYRTGFTDRQLGYASAMSVIYGFAIILFTLIQRKITGAGGDQNA
- a CDS encoding carbohydrate ABC transporter permease, which encodes MRNPRKFAYTIITTILITLIALLFLFPLVWMIASSLKPEAQIYNNMDNIKAFLPSFHINQWGTAYQSLLARFNILGFIINSLIYAFGVTAGSIIVNSLAGYGFSKFTFKGQKFVFGLLIATLVIPGETIIIQKFQIVKLLGIINTPWAVIFPSIAAPFYIYMFKNFFDAISSDVIESAEMEGAGTFTIYWKIMMPMAKPAMATVGTLSFIGSWNDYIWPLMVLTDSNKFPLQVAITNINSTAPVYMNQVMAILTISTIPLIIVYLFFQRYLVQGLGVAGNGDK
- a CDS encoding glycoside hydrolase family 32 protein yields the protein MTETKLLQANNFISKQLLDRADWRKPLYHFSAPVGWINDPNGLIFFQNKCHLFYQYNPYSTQWDDMHWGHAVSDDLLHWENLPVALAPDHDYDKSGVFSGSAIEKDGRLYLMYTGHVVDQGTVTETQNIAYSDDGIHFQKYAGNPVIDARQLPTGSLTSDFRDPKLFAYNDRYYAVVASAKDGHGQILLFQSEDLLQWRFTSTLLDSRPELGIMAECPDLFQTSYGHWGLVFSAIIGDGQPNVVHLASGDINWETATFDLAKISVLDQGPDFYAPQSFAYHGKRILIPWLRNDRLLDFLGKQGHTWNGQMGIPRQLSIVNDVLYQEPFLDLPASYDNQSFVIDTKKPVAFAGHIIISSNSGLLTGDELIFDNGSGDLIQLKRQSLTRYELNLHLATFTNQQEMTIADPVRIQKLDILIDNSSLEIFINQQVAASFVIYPKSALQRMSYQGSSCFIGRKFKL
- a CDS encoding TetR/AcrR family transcriptional regulator produces the protein MANVQNNKKRRTSILKIEKALVTLLQEHDLHQISIIDICQEAHLNRSTFYANFLDIYDLIDQLQSRMLADFKGLYQEESQGQHNSNDFTKLFRHIQQNQPFYTTYFKLKLDTLVNISDYDIHLAQRLFDNRNLDYHKEFFRAGITAIIKKWLDHNCDLSPEEMSDILATEYQNKI
- a CDS encoding sugar O-acetyltransferase, whose translation is MAKNEIKKMLTSKLYFAGSPEAVALRMRAKKMTHRFNQMIDLDVNQKNDLLKELLGRIGTNSYIEPPFRIDYGRYTTIGNHFYANYDCIFIDVAPITIGNDVFLGPRVSLYTAGHPIDATIRNEELEYGKPITIGNSVWIGGNTVINPGVTIGSNVVIGSGSVVTKNVPDNVVAVGNPCHVLREITPEDHAYWQQQKDIYLHDND